One window from the genome of Salvelinus fontinalis isolate EN_2023a chromosome 3, ASM2944872v1, whole genome shotgun sequence encodes:
- the LOC129845021 gene encoding protein unc-119 homolog B-like — protein MSGAKARIDPPVAAENVSSAGHSSAAPARERKPSGGVLKRLKSRRSQVDSRPVTEDDLRTQVGHITPEEVLGLRVATRGYLCKPEDNIFNIDFIRFKIRDLETGTVLFEIAKPPHTEEDEENGEGDMSAGRFVRYQFTAAFLQLRTVGATVEFTVGTRPLNSFRMIERHYFRDHLLKSFDFDFGFCIPNSRNTCEHIYEFPQLSESLVCQMVEHPYETRSDSFYFVDNRLVMHNKADYAYNGGRH, from the exons ATGAGCGGAGCTAAAGCCCGCATCGACCCGCCTGTTGCTGCTGAGAATGTCTCAAGCGCCGGACACAGTTCCGCGGCTCCTGCGCGGGAGCGCAAGCCAAGTGGAGGGGTTCTGAAGAGACTCAAGTCTCGCCGAAGCCAGGTTGATAGTAGGCCCGTCACAGAAGACGATCTGCGGACACAAGTTGGCCACATCACCCCTGAAGAGGTCCTAGGATTGCGGGTTGCTACACGAG GGTACCTGTGTAAACCAGAGGACAACATCTTCAACATAGATTTCATTCGCTTTAaaatcagagacctggagacagggaCTGTGTTGTTTGAAATCGCCAAACCACCTCATACGG AGGAAGACGAGGAGAATGGAGAGGGAGACATGAGTGCTGGACGTTTCGTACGCTACCAGTTCACAGCAGCATTCCTACAACTGAGGACAGTGGGAGCCAC agTGGAGTTTACAGTTGGCACCCGGCCTCTGAACAGTTTCAGGATGATTGAGAGGCACTACTTCAGGGATCACCTCCTGAAGAGCTTTGACTTTGACTTCGGCTTCTGTATCCCAAACAGCCGCAATACCTGCGAACACATCTACGAGTTCCCTCAGCTGTCCGAGAGCTTGG TTTGTCAGATGGTGGAACATCCCTACGAGACGAGATCGGACAGCTTCTACTTTGTCGACAACAGACTGGTCATGCACAACAAGGCAGACTACGCTTATAATGGGGGCAGGcattga